The Microvirga thermotolerans sequence ATCCGGCCGGACGGGGCCCGGTTTTCCCGGCCCGCCGGATGCGGGACGGCCCTTACTGGGTCGCGAGGCCCGGGTCCTTCTGGTTCGGGAAGGTCTGGATCTCCTTGTTGTAGAGCCGGCCGTTCGCATCCTTCGCCACCTCGCGGAGGTAGATGTTCTCCGTGACGTGACGGGTCTCCGGATCGATGCTGACGGGACCGCGCGGGCTCGTCCAGGCCATGCCCTTCACCGCGTCCACGGCTTTCTTGGCGTCCTGCTTGCCATCGGTCGCCTCGATCATCTTGTAGATGACATGCATGCCGTCATAGGCGCCCACCGCCGGGAAGGAGAGCTGCTCCGCGCCGCCGATGGCCTTGCTCGCCGCCTCGACGAAGCGCTTGTTCTCGGGGGAGTCGTGCGACACGGCGTAATGGAAGGTGGTAAGGAGGCCGAGGGCGCCGTCGCCGAGGGCCGGAAGATCGGATTCCTGCGTCAGGTCGCCCGGCGCGAGGAACTTGATGCCCGCCTGCTTGAGCCCAGTCTCGTTGTAGGCCTTAACGAAGCCGAGGGTCGTCGGGCCCGACGGCAGGAAGGCGAAGACGGCGTCGGCCTTCGAGTCGCGGATGCGCTGCATGATGGGGCTGAAGTCGTTGGTGCTGAGCGGCATCCTCACCGACTCGACCACCTGGCCGCCCGCCGCCTCGAACGCCTTCTTGAAGGCGACCTCCGCGTCGATCCCGGGGCCGTAGTCGCTCACGGCGGTGATGACCTTCCTGATGCCGCGCTCGATGGCGATCTTGCCGAGCGGCGTCGTGGTCTGCGCCGTGGTGAAGGAGGTGCGCACCACCAGCGGCGACTGGGTCATGATGGCCGAGGTCGCGGCATTGAAGATGACCAGCGGCGTGTTCGCCTGGGCGAGGAGCGGCGTGATCGCCATGGCGTCGGGCGTGAAGTAGACGCCGCCGAGATACTGCACCTTGTCCTTGA is a genomic window containing:
- a CDS encoding ABC transporter substrate-binding protein, with protein sequence MSGRKLLCAAVGALLAGTVAAAADTVKVGIIGPFSGPFALQGKNFQAGVEAYMALNGKSVKGHEVEVIYRDLPAANPQQSRALAQELIVKDKVQYLGGVYFTPDAMAITPLLAQANTPLVIFNAATSAIMTQSPLVVRTSFTTAQTTTPLGKIAIERGIRKVITAVSDYGPGIDAEVAFKKAFEAAGGQVVESVRMPLSTNDFSPIMQRIRDSKADAVFAFLPSGPTTLGFVKAYNETGLKQAGIKFLAPGDLTQESDLPALGDGALGLLTTFHYAVSHDSPENKRFVEAASKAIGGAEQLSFPAVGAYDGMHVIYKMIEATDGKQDAKKAVDAVKGMAWTSPRGPVSIDPETRHVTENIYLREVAKDANGRLYNKEIQTFPNQKDPGLATQ